The Triticum dicoccoides isolate Atlit2015 ecotype Zavitan chromosome 6A, WEW_v2.0, whole genome shotgun sequence genome has a window encoding:
- the LOC119319021 gene encoding 23.6 kDa heat shock protein, mitochondrial-like: protein MHLLASLVCCRFIMQPVSVCSSRATKEQSDEEHTATHRAEFVTGHMALARLCLKKALAGRAAAMARPASASSHGGMDLRSLFSSAAADSAATRAPLEGETNRREVAVADRSSSATAPGGRWPWRDLRDFAPFRLVNGLGSALSHVAETLSRPLERWRPLFGKVREDEERYRLRFEVPGLGKDDVRVTVEDGALVIRGEKRVEDEHGGDGEWWSTSSYGCYHASLLLPEDARVDGIAAEVKDGVLYVTVPRVPGSQRSVTEVKVQ, encoded by the exons ATGCATCTCCTTGCTTCTCTTGTGTGTTGCCGCTTTATAATGCAACCCGTCTCCGTGTGTTCAAGCAGAGCGACCAAAGAGCAAAGTGACGAAGAGCACACTGCAACTCACCGAGCAGAGTTTGTTACAGGACACATGGCTTTAGCTCGCCTGTGCCTCAAGAAGGCCCTCGCCGGCCGCGCGGCAGCTATGGCGAGGCCAGCGTcagccagttctcacggaggaatggACCTCCGGTCCCTCTTCTCCTCCGCGGCAGCTGACAGCGCCGCGACCAGGGCTCCCCTGGAAGGAGAGACGAACCGCCGGGAGGTCGCCGTGGCGGACCGTTCCAGCTCTGCCACTGCTCCCGGGGGCCGTTGGCCTTGGAGAGACCTTCGGGACTTCGCGCCATTCCGCCTCGTCAACG GGCTTGGGAGCGCGCTGTCGCACGTCGCGGAGACCCTGAGCCGGCCGCTGGAGCGGTGGCGGCCGCTGTTCGGGAAGGTGCGGGAGGACGAGGAGCGGTACAGGCTGCGGTTCGAGGTGCCGGGGCTGGGGAAGGACGACGTGCGGGTCACGGTGGAGGACGGCGCGCTGGTCATCCGGGGCGAGAAGAGGGTGGAGGATGAGCACGGTGGCGACGGCGAATGGTGGTCGACGAGCAGCTACGGGTGCTACCACGCGAGCCTGCTGCTCCCGGAGGACGCGCGGGTGGACGGGATCGCGGCGGAGGTGAAGGACGGCGTGCTGTACGTGACGGTGCCGCGCGTGCCCGGGAGCCAGAGGAGCGTCACTGAGGTGAAGGTGCAGTGA